A genomic segment from Acyrthosiphon pisum isolate AL4f chromosome A3, pea_aphid_22Mar2018_4r6ur, whole genome shotgun sequence encodes:
- the LOC100169447 gene encoding meiosis-specific nuclear structural protein 1-like: protein MSKHQKTEISTIAERKKITDQLANDARCIELCKMRQNAANVSLYRRMHLESEEEEMFTNIQKAKEAQARQIAELEQEQKLAQVMADLKRREIVEIKTNQLLQNNSQELRHVEKQLRTAYAKKDLMCQIKEKEALKKEEKVRVYYDDLRLIESRNDENKEEIEQHTRQNELKLDYKNAITEQIQENINEKQRVSLQKNNPFVIFEATGSSAVQKNNVKTNCFQRDLELFTKIKNDLKEIERKESDNTNKRIEEYVMEIDKRNKQQEEFKNQKKVENDRIYKCLVDNLASLTSHTSKNNEIQNKLIYEEQRSAAWLAEKKEKDLKILQRENMLKQNEIQLNIKKDKEKAEKEKDYDLVKTLLQNFQVFNEVEEKKNAERRQKMINYGKELKMTIDQKTDLKQRQKKIAMNEFLEAVKSEELRMAEMKKEQATTVKQHMENLVGFFPPTARDQYNMK, encoded by the exons ATGAGTAAACATCAAAAAACTGAGATCAGCACTATAGCAGAACGGAAAAAGATTACCGACCAGCTAGCTAATGATGCTCGTTGTATTGAACTGTGCAAAATGCGTCAGAACGCGGCCAATGTATCGTTGTATAGGCGTATGCATTTAGAGTCAGAGGAGGAAGAGATGTTCACGAATATACAAAAA GCTAAAGAAGCTCAGGCCAGACAAATCGCCGAGTTGGAACAAGAGCAAAAACTTGCTCAAGTGATGGCAGATTTAAAACGCCGTGAAATTGTCGAAATAAAAACCaa TCAGTTACTTCAAAACAATTCGCAGGAACTTCGTCATGTAGAGAAGCAATTACGAACGGCTTATGCAAAAAAAGATTTAATGTGtcaaattaaagaaaaagaAGCTTTAAAAAAAGAAGAGAAAGTCagagtatattatgatgatttgaGATTGATAGAATCTAGAAATGACGAAAATAAGGAGGAAATAGAACAACATACCCGACAAAATGAACTTAAGTTAGATTATAAAAATGCGATCACAGAGCAAATCCAGGAAAACATCAACGAAAAACAACGAGTGTCGTTACAAAAAAACAAtccttttgtaatttttgaagcAACTGGAAGCAGCgcagtacaaaaaaataatgttaaaacgaATTGTTTTCAAAGAGATCTggaattatttacaaaaataaaaaatgatctaAAGGAAATTGAACGCAAAGAATCCgataatacaaataa GCGTATAGAGGAGTATGTAATGGAAATCGATAAGCGGAATAAACAACAGGAAGAATTTAAGAACCAGAAGAAAGTAGAAAATGACAGAATTTATAAATGCTTAGTTGATAATTTAGCATCATTAACG tctCATACAtcaaaaaataacgaaattcaaaataaactcATATACGAAGAACAGCGAAGTGCTGCTTGGTTGGCagagaaaaaagaaaaagatttgaaaattctGCAACGGGAAAATATGCTGAAACAAAACGAAatacaattaaacattaaaaaagaCAAAGAGAAAGCAGAGAAAGAAAAAGATTATGATCTAGTCAAAACA TTATTGCAAAACTTCCAAGTCTTTAACGAAGTGGAGGAGAAAAAAAACGCTGAGCGACGGCAAAAGATGATCAACTATGGAAAAGAGTTAAAAATGACGATCGACCAGAAAACCGATCTAAAACAAAGACAGAAAAAGATTGCGATGAACGAATTTTTGGAGGCTGTTAAATCGGAGGAGCTGAG AATGGCTGAAATGAAAAAGGAACAGGCAACTACTGTTAAACAACATATGGAAAATCTTGTAGGATTTTTCCCACCAACCGCAAgagatcaatataatatgaaataa